A portion of the Candidatus Pristimantibacillus lignocellulolyticus genome contains these proteins:
- a CDS encoding helix-hairpin-helix domain-containing protein, with protein MKQKESNISAVTFMWIGMLGTGLLLVTMAIFIHYSETQKGAEESLNLLLEEKLLEQDEAGKVITLSMNDNSTDSVKVKDDSIVGTSLEEVQMNNTDEEENSTEVPMNSNNSMEETEITNQSSKININTATSEQLQQLKGIGPSKAKAIIEDREQKGLFKNIADIKRVKGIGEKLYAGIQESIVAKP; from the coding sequence TTGAAACAGAAAGAATCAAACATTTCAGCAGTTACGTTTATGTGGATTGGAATGCTAGGTACAGGGCTTTTATTAGTTACGATGGCAATCTTTATTCATTATTCTGAAACACAGAAGGGAGCAGAGGAATCGTTAAACTTGCTTTTGGAAGAGAAACTTCTAGAACAAGATGAAGCCGGAAAGGTGATAACATTGAGTATGAACGATAATTCAACGGATAGTGTAAAAGTAAAAGATGACTCAATTGTTGGTACATCATTAGAAGAAGTGCAAATGAATAACACAGATGAGGAAGAAAATTCTACTGAAGTGCCAATGAACTCTAATAATAGTATGGAAGAAACTGAAATTACTAACCAATCAAGTAAAATTAATATAAATACGGCAACTTCAGAGCAATTGCAACAGTTAAAAGGGATAGGACCTTCAAAAGCAAAAGCGATAATTGAAGATCGTGAACAAAAAGGGCTTTTTAAAAATATAGCTGATATTAAGCGTGTTAAAGGTATTGGGGAAAAACTTTATGCTGGAATACAAGAAAGTATTGTAGCCAAGCCATAG
- the comER gene encoding late competence protein ComER produces MKIGFIGAGSMGSLLIESFILSEAVEPSQIKVSNRSIEKAQALAYKYPGIEVESNNVHVVFETEIVFLCIKPHEFATVISEIKPYVHEEQIIVSITSPVLLSHLESELNCRVAKIIPSITNKMWSGATLCIYGNQIEEIYQTKLQKLLSYISEPIKIEESFTRVVSDISSCGPAFFAFLLQQFIDSAVEETGIPREGAMKIASNMLLGTGLLLTEGGMTTEEVQQRVAVPGGITAKALHMLSSETAGIFNALIRTTHAKYYEDLEVVNQTFDREEVGGQ; encoded by the coding sequence ATGAAAATTGGATTTATCGGAGCAGGAAGTATGGGGAGCCTATTGATTGAATCTTTCATCTTATCGGAAGCAGTTGAACCGTCACAAATTAAAGTCAGCAATCGAAGTATAGAAAAAGCTCAGGCACTAGCATATAAATATCCTGGCATTGAAGTTGAAAGTAATAATGTACATGTTGTCTTTGAAACTGAGATCGTATTTCTTTGTATAAAACCTCATGAGTTTGCTACCGTTATTTCAGAAATTAAACCTTATGTACATGAAGAACAAATTATCGTTTCGATTACGAGTCCTGTTCTGTTGTCTCATCTTGAGTCGGAATTGAATTGTAGAGTTGCGAAAATAATTCCAAGTATCACTAATAAAATGTGGAGTGGTGCTACACTATGTATTTACGGCAATCAAATCGAAGAAATTTATCAGACAAAGTTGCAAAAATTACTTTCGTATATAAGTGAACCCATCAAAATTGAGGAGAGTTTTACTAGAGTTGTGTCAGATATCTCAAGTTGTGGTCCTGCTTTCTTTGCATTTTTACTGCAACAATTTATTGACTCAGCAGTGGAAGAAACCGGAATTCCAAGAGAAGGTGCAATGAAGATCGCAAGTAATATGCTATTAGGTACGGGGTTATTACTTACTGAAGGTGGTATGACAACAGAAGAGGTTCAACAGCGAGTTGCTGTGCCAGGGGGAATTACAGCCAAAGCACTCCATATGTTAAGTAGCGAAACTGCGGGAATTTTTAATGCTTTAATACGGACAACACATGCCAAATATTACGAGGATTTAGAAGTAGTTAATCAAACATTCGATAGAGAAGAAGTTGGCGGACAATAG
- the leuS gene encoding leucine--tRNA ligase, producing MSTEQSRHGYSPLTIEPKWQQYWDANKTFKTGEDKDKPKFYALDMFPYPSGSGLHVGHPEGYTATDILSRYKRMQGYNVLHPMGWDAFGLPAEQHAIDTGQHPRDFTIKNIDNFRRQIKSLGFSYDWDREISTTDPEYYKWTQWIFIQLYNRGLAYVAEVPVNWCEALGTVLANEEVIDGLSERGNHPVVRKPMRQWILRITEYAERLLEDLEDLDWTESIKDMQRNWIGKSTGAEVTFPIEGSDESLVVFTTRPDTLFGATYCVLAPEHELVEQITSAEQQEAVKAYQLLASRKSDLERTDLAKEKSGVFTGAYAVNPVNGAKAPIWIADYVLAGYGTGAIMAVPGHDTRDYEFAKQFDLPIIEVVSGGNVAEEAYAGDGPHVNSDFLNGLNNADAMAAMIKFLEENGKGAAKVTYRLRDWLFSRQRYWGEPIPIIHLEDGTMKTVPEDQLPLLLPDVEAIKPSGTGESPLANVTEWINTVDPETGMKARRETNTMPQWAGSCWYYLRFIDPKNNEQLCSPEKQAEWLPVDLYIGGAEHAVLHLLYARFWHKVLYDIGVVNTKEPFQKLVNQGMILGTNNEKMSKSRGNVINPDEIVNEYGADTLRMYEMFMGPLEATKPWSANGVEGSYRFLSRVWRLFVTESGELNPRVSDSEPASDAFMRTWHRSIKKITDDMENLRFNTAISQMMIFVNEAYKAEVLPRKAMEDFVKMISPLAPHLAEELWEVLGHSGTITYHAWPTFDEAWTVDQEVEIVVQVNGKIIERISIAADLDVADMEAQAKALPKVAELIKGKTVRKVIAVKGKLVNIVAN from the coding sequence ATGAGTACAGAGCAATCACGTCATGGGTATAGTCCATTGACGATTGAACCTAAGTGGCAACAATATTGGGATGCTAATAAGACTTTTAAAACAGGTGAAGATAAAGATAAGCCTAAATTTTACGCTTTAGATATGTTCCCTTATCCATCTGGATCTGGTCTGCATGTAGGACATCCTGAGGGTTATACGGCGACAGATATTTTGTCTCGTTATAAGAGAATGCAAGGTTACAACGTTCTTCATCCAATGGGTTGGGATGCTTTCGGTTTGCCTGCGGAGCAACATGCGATAGATACAGGACAACATCCGCGCGATTTTACTATCAAAAATATCGATAATTTCCGTCGCCAGATTAAATCTCTTGGTTTCTCGTATGACTGGGATCGTGAGATTAGTACGACGGATCCTGAATATTATAAATGGACACAATGGATTTTCATTCAACTTTACAATCGTGGTCTTGCTTATGTTGCAGAAGTTCCGGTTAACTGGTGTGAAGCGCTTGGTACGGTTCTAGCGAACGAAGAAGTTATCGATGGGTTGAGTGAACGTGGTAATCATCCAGTTGTGCGTAAGCCAATGCGTCAATGGATTTTGAGAATTACAGAATATGCTGAACGTTTACTTGAAGATCTTGAAGATCTTGATTGGACTGAAAGCATTAAAGATATGCAGCGTAACTGGATTGGTAAATCCACAGGTGCAGAAGTAACATTCCCAATTGAAGGTTCCGATGAATCACTTGTTGTATTTACAACTCGTCCAGATACATTATTTGGTGCAACGTATTGCGTGTTAGCACCAGAACATGAGCTTGTTGAACAAATTACTTCTGCTGAGCAACAAGAAGCAGTTAAAGCTTATCAACTGTTAGCTTCTCGTAAGAGCGACCTAGAGCGTACCGATCTTGCAAAAGAAAAAAGTGGTGTATTTACTGGTGCATATGCAGTAAACCCTGTGAATGGTGCTAAAGCTCCGATCTGGATTGCTGATTATGTTCTTGCTGGATACGGTACTGGTGCAATTATGGCTGTTCCTGGTCACGATACACGCGACTATGAATTTGCTAAACAATTTGATCTACCTATTATCGAAGTCGTTTCTGGTGGTAATGTAGCTGAAGAAGCTTATGCTGGTGATGGTCCACATGTTAACTCCGATTTCTTGAATGGTCTTAACAATGCAGATGCAATGGCGGCAATGATTAAATTCCTTGAAGAGAACGGTAAAGGAGCTGCGAAAGTAACTTATCGTCTTCGTGACTGGTTGTTCTCTCGTCAACGTTATTGGGGAGAGCCAATTCCAATTATTCACCTTGAAGATGGAACAATGAAAACAGTGCCTGAAGATCAATTGCCATTGTTACTACCAGACGTTGAAGCTATCAAACCATCTGGTACTGGTGAGTCACCACTTGCTAACGTAACAGAATGGATAAACACTGTTGATCCTGAAACTGGTATGAAGGCTCGTCGAGAGACTAATACTATGCCACAATGGGCTGGTAGCTGTTGGTATTACCTTCGTTTCATCGATCCTAAGAACAATGAGCAACTTTGTTCTCCTGAGAAACAAGCAGAGTGGCTTCCAGTTGATCTATACATTGGTGGAGCTGAGCATGCTGTACTTCACTTACTATACGCTCGTTTCTGGCATAAAGTACTTTATGATATCGGTGTAGTTAATACGAAGGAACCATTCCAAAAATTAGTTAACCAAGGTATGATTCTTGGTACAAATAATGAGAAAATGTCCAAATCTCGTGGTAATGTTATTAATCCAGATGAAATTGTCAATGAGTATGGGGCAGATACACTACGTATGTACGAAATGTTTATGGGGCCGCTAGAAGCTACGAAACCTTGGAGTGCCAATGGCGTTGAAGGTTCTTATCGTTTCTTAAGTCGTGTATGGCGTCTGTTTGTAACAGAAAGTGGAGAGCTTAATCCACGTGTTTCTGATAGTGAGCCAGCAAGTGATGCATTTATGCGCACATGGCATCGTTCTATTAAGAAAATTACTGACGATATGGAAAATTTACGTTTCAACACGGCGATTAGCCAAATGATGATTTTCGTAAATGAAGCATATAAAGCTGAAGTTTTACCACGTAAAGCAATGGAAGACTTTGTGAAAATGATTTCACCACTTGCTCCGCATCTAGCTGAAGAGCTATGGGAAGTACTTGGACATTCCGGTACAATCACATATCATGCGTGGCCAACATTTGACGAAGCTTGGACAGTGGACCAAGAAGTTGAAATTGTTGTTCAAGTTAACGGTAAAATTATCGAGCGTATTTCTATTGCAGCTGATCTTGATGTGGCAGATATGGAAGCTCAAGCTAAAGCTTTACCGAAAGTTGCAGAACTAATCAAAGGTAAAACTGTTCGTAAAGTAATTGCAGTTAAAGGTAAGCTTGTTAATATCGTAGCAAACTAG